The following proteins come from a genomic window of Lolium rigidum isolate FL_2022 chromosome 5, APGP_CSIRO_Lrig_0.1, whole genome shotgun sequence:
- the LOC124656792 gene encoding U-box domain-containing protein 19-like: MQPPPRNQPKRRRLLALPAVCPCEGIAPEPLLASLVSLAADVASRRASDAPVLRRAVRHAVRLAGLLLAFLEEVRDADTSTLPFSAVLGLTELHVSMQKMRFLLTDCARRGARLWVLVNAGQIASELRLCLGSVAAAMDVLPRSVVDVSVEAGELGRLVADQAGRAVLRPDAGDRLALRSVRSIMDQFKKGVAPDSEDVMRVLRRIGVETWSQCSEEVAFLDSELAARSDAGDDSSSEVVLINGLMAFLVYCRVVLFDRIDSKQADAVRPATCPEWIRPEALQCPITLELMTDPVTVSTGQTYDRASISRWMKAGCRTCPVTGERLRNADLVPNAALYIVAKFSTGSTEERRKATCEARKLSKHSLFYRARFVEANAVPWLLCLLSIMDASVQDNAVASLLSLSKHPGGRAALVEAGGIGLVVDVVNVGAKAETQQNAVAILFYLSSNAEYAEEIGRFPEAIPTLVRLIREGAQRGRKNAMVSLYGLLQSPSNHAKAVAAGAVAALAGLLCSDRDGDLASDTVSVLQARLAQLVERKALNLVVVGSSPTVGASYFCFISSACSSYDFFFEL; this comes from the exons ATGCAGCCGCCGCCGCGGAACCAGCCCAAACGCCGCCGGCTGCTCGCTCTCCCGGCGGTGTGCCCGTGCGAGGGCATCGCGCCGGAGCCCCTGCTCGCCTCCCTCGTCTCCCTCGCGGCCGACGTGGCCAGCCGCAGGGCCAGCGACGCCCCGGTGCTACGCCGCGCAGTCCGCCATGCGGTGCGCCTCGCGGGCCTCCTGCTCGCGTTCCTCGAGGAGGTTCGGGACGCGGACACGTCCACGCTGCCCTTCTCCGCCGTGCTCGGCCTCACGGAGCTGCACGTGTCCATGCAGAAGATGAGGTTCCTCCTCACGGACTGCGCGAGGCGGGGCGCGCGGTTGTGGGTGCTCGTCAACGCCGGACAGATAGCGTCCGAGCTCAGGCTGTGTCTCGGGTCCGTCGCCGCGGCCATGGACGTCCTGCCGAGGAGCGTCGTGGACGTGTCCGTGGAGGCAGGGGAGCTCGGGCGCTTGGTCGCAGATCAGGCGGGGCGCGCGGTGCTGCGGCCAGACGCCGGTGATAGGCTAGCCCTGCGGAGCGTACGGTCGATCATGGATCAGTTCAAGAAAGGCGTCGCGCCAGACTCCGAGGATGTGATGCGGGTGCTCCGCCGGATCGGGGTCGAGACCTGGTCCCAGTGCTCCGAGGAGGTcgcgttcttggacagcgagctgGCCGCACGGTCCGACGCcggcgacgacagcagcagcGAAGTCGTGCTCATCAACGGCTTAATGGCGTTCCTGGTGTACTGCCGCGTGGTGCTGTTCGATCGCATTGACTCGAAGCAGGCGGATGCGGTGCGGCCGGCGACGTGCCCGGAGTGGATCAGACCGGAGGCGCTGCAGTGCCCGATCACGCTGGAGCTCATGACCGACCCGGTGACGGTGTCCACGGGCCAGACGTACGACCGCGCGTCCATCAGCCGGTGGATGAAGGCCGGGTGCCGCACGTGCCCGGTCACCGGCGAGAGGCTCCGCAACGCCGACCTCGTCCCGAACGCCGCGCTGT ACATCGTCGCGAAGTTCTCGACGGGGTCCACGGAGGAGCGGCGGAAGGCGACTTGCGAGGCCCGCAAGCTCTCTAAGCACAGCCTGTTCTACCGCGCGCGCTTCGTCGAGGCCAACGCCGTGCCGTGGCTGCTGTGCCTCCTGTCCATCATGGACGCGTCCGTGCAGGACAATGCCGTGGCGTCCCTCCTCAGCCTCTCCAAGCACCCCGGCGGCCGGGCGGCGCTCGTCGAGGCCGGAGGCATCGgcctcgtggtcgacgtcgtcaaCGTCGGCGCCAAGGCCGAGACGCAGCAGAACGCCGTGGCCATACTGTTCTACCTCTCGTCCAACGCCGAGTACGCCGAGGAGATCGGCCGCTTCCCGGAGGCCATACCGACGCTCGTGCGGCTCATCCGGGAGGGCGCGCAGCGCGGCCGGAAGAACGCCATGGTCAGCCTCTACGGGCTGCTCCAGTCCCCGAGCAACCACGCGAAGGCCGTCGCCGCGGGCGCCGTGGCTGCGCTCGCGGGCCTCCTGTGCAGCGACCGCGACGGCGACCTCGCCAGCGACACCGTCTCGGTGCTG